In Paenibacillus sp. G2S3, a single window of DNA contains:
- a CDS encoding PRD domain-containing protein, with the protein MSLSREIEQFQVQRVIGNNVVMVQGSKNGKEYVIIGKGIGFAVKGSGVIEGNDPRIEKLFRLEDRESWSQYQILLEDIDPKVMKITDEIIADIQSQFPDKLNDKIYLALPSHIQFTIYRLRNGMDIINPFLQETKMSFPKEFDIAYKASEKINAEFQVQIPEDEVGFLTYHVYSAVNNVSVGQLVKASNIVSELLDMIQQERNITFEHGSMNHIRLMIHLRFSLERILKGSLIDNPFVKHIKKEYKEEYKLSQKLGKVMQKSLGVDIPEEELCFLAMHLHRLFQTLVKQN; encoded by the coding sequence ATGAGCTTGTCGCGGGAGATCGAGCAATTTCAAGTACAGCGTGTGATTGGGAACAACGTTGTAATGGTTCAGGGAAGCAAGAACGGCAAGGAATATGTCATCATCGGTAAAGGCATTGGCTTTGCTGTGAAAGGTTCAGGTGTAATTGAAGGAAACGATCCTCGTATTGAGAAATTGTTTCGTCTAGAAGACCGCGAATCCTGGAGTCAGTATCAAATTTTGCTGGAAGACATAGATCCCAAAGTGATGAAAATAACTGATGAAATAATTGCTGATATCCAAAGTCAATTTCCTGACAAATTAAACGACAAGATTTATTTGGCACTCCCGAGCCACATTCAATTCACCATTTACCGTCTGCGCAACGGGATGGATATTATTAATCCTTTTTTACAAGAAACTAAGATGTCTTTCCCGAAGGAATTTGATATCGCTTACAAGGCATCAGAGAAGATCAATGCTGAATTTCAGGTGCAAATTCCCGAAGACGAGGTTGGATTTCTTACTTATCATGTGTACTCCGCAGTTAACAATGTATCGGTGGGTCAGCTAGTAAAAGCATCTAATATCGTGAGTGAACTTCTAGACATGATTCAGCAAGAACGTAATATAACTTTTGAGCATGGCAGTATGAATCATATTCGATTAATGATCCACTTACGGTTTTCACTGGAACGTATTTTGAAAGGATCACTAATAGATAATCCTTTTGTGAAACATATTAAGAAGGAATACAAAGAGGAATACAAGTTATCTCAAAAGCTCGGTAAAGTGATGCAAAAATCTCTTGGTGTAGATATTCCGGAAGAAGAGCTGTGTTTCCTGGCGATGCACTTACACCGATTATTTCAGACTTTAGTGAAACAAAACTAA
- a CDS encoding ABC transporter ATP-binding protein, translated as MSTAAIEAKSLTKEYDNGRGCRDVTITVGKGEAFGFLGPNGAGKSTFVKMLVGLIHPSSGSASLFGHKIGSTEAKSVIGYLPELYRYQEWLTGEEVVRLHARLCGMQRSVADKRIPQLLDEVGIGKRGRDRVKHYSKGMQQRLGLACALVNEPAIVFLDEPSSALDPIGRQEVRRILQNLKEKGVTIFLNSHLLEDVEVLCDRMALLNNGVILRHGKVSEVLNKRMSWRFKVGGYAPILLSWLKDQTGLQIRVSSHTEESLDSSRVWLEAELESEEQVGWLNTLIVEQGMTLYEVSRQQERLEEWFMNAVSGLSHRGEHE; from the coding sequence ATGAGTACCGCAGCAATAGAAGCCAAGTCCCTAACTAAAGAATATGATAACGGGCGCGGTTGTCGAGATGTAACTATTACTGTAGGGAAAGGGGAAGCCTTTGGCTTCCTCGGCCCTAACGGTGCAGGTAAAAGCACCTTTGTAAAAATGCTAGTAGGTCTTATTCATCCATCAAGTGGCAGTGCGAGTCTGTTCGGTCATAAAATTGGTTCAACGGAAGCTAAATCAGTTATCGGATATTTGCCGGAATTGTATCGTTATCAGGAATGGCTGACGGGTGAGGAGGTTGTAAGGCTTCATGCAAGATTATGCGGAATGCAGCGGTCTGTAGCAGATAAGAGAATTCCACAACTTCTTGATGAGGTTGGGATTGGTAAGCGTGGACGAGACCGAGTGAAGCATTACTCTAAGGGAATGCAGCAAAGACTGGGATTAGCTTGTGCACTTGTTAATGAGCCGGCTATCGTATTTTTGGACGAGCCCTCATCGGCACTAGATCCAATCGGACGTCAGGAAGTCCGACGTATATTACAGAATCTAAAAGAAAAAGGGGTTACGATATTTCTAAACTCTCATCTTTTAGAGGATGTTGAAGTACTTTGCGACCGAATGGCGCTACTGAATAACGGAGTTATTCTCCGGCATGGTAAAGTGTCCGAGGTGTTAAACAAGCGTATGAGCTGGCGATTTAAAGTAGGCGGCTATGCGCCTATTTTATTGTCGTGGCTAAAAGATCAGACAGGCTTGCAGATCCGGGTGTCTTCCCATACCGAAGAATCCTTAGACAGTAGTAGGGTTTGGTTGGAAGCGGAGCTGGAAAGTGAAGAGCAGGTGGGCTGGCTAAATACACTAATTGTCGAACAAGGGATGACCTTATATGAAGTTTCCCGTCAGCAAGAACGTCTGGAAGAGTGGTTTATGAATGCTGTATCAGGACTAAGCCACAGAGGTGAACACGAATGA
- the nagE gene encoding N-acetylglucosamine-specific PTS transporter subunit IIBC, protein MLAFLQKLGKSLMLPVATMPAAAILQGFGLLDYEKDLHLGSAVGGFLNQYFAPFLNAGADAIFGNLALIFAVGVAIGFAKDAVAALSAVIAYMVLTKILAVVPLQFSFINDDVKLNMGVLGGILTGAWAAFLYKKYHNIKMPDWLGFFAGKRFVPIITAASTMVLAVLIGMVWSPIQDVISDFGNWVVSLGAVGAFIFGTANRLLIPIGLHHVLNTIAWFQIGDFTNAAGELVHGDLYRFFAGDKTAGMFMTGFFPIMMFALPGAALAFIHTAKPEKRKMVASIFIGSAIASFLTGITEPLEFSFMFLAPVLYLVHALLTGFSMALMYILDVKLGFGFSAGLIDYLVNMKLSTNAWILIPVGLCFFVLYYVLFRFIITKFKLKTPGREDDDDALVAPTGGNGTGSAASSKAAQILEHIGGPSNIENIDACITRLRLIVKDDKAVKDSALKQLGASGVMRLGQGAVQIVFGPKSEQYKEEIEKLL, encoded by the coding sequence ATGTTGGCTTTTCTACAAAAATTAGGTAAGTCGCTTATGCTTCCAGTTGCTACTATGCCTGCGGCAGCTATTCTTCAAGGGTTTGGATTGCTTGACTATGAAAAAGATTTACATCTAGGATCAGCAGTTGGGGGATTCCTGAACCAATATTTTGCTCCATTTCTAAACGCCGGTGCGGATGCTATCTTCGGAAATCTTGCTTTGATCTTTGCAGTTGGGGTCGCCATTGGATTTGCCAAGGACGCGGTAGCAGCCTTGTCAGCAGTAATTGCATATATGGTACTGACCAAGATTTTGGCTGTTGTACCTCTTCAGTTCTCCTTCATCAATGATGATGTGAAGTTGAATATGGGAGTACTTGGTGGTATTTTAACTGGTGCTTGGGCGGCATTTCTGTATAAGAAATATCATAATATAAAGATGCCAGATTGGCTTGGCTTCTTTGCAGGTAAACGTTTTGTTCCAATCATTACAGCAGCATCCACGATGGTCCTTGCGGTATTGATTGGTATGGTCTGGAGCCCTATACAAGATGTAATTAGTGATTTCGGAAACTGGGTTGTATCTTTGGGAGCTGTAGGAGCTTTCATCTTTGGTACAGCTAACCGCTTATTGATTCCGATTGGACTTCATCACGTACTTAATACGATAGCTTGGTTCCAAATTGGTGACTTTACGAATGCAGCGGGTGAATTGGTACATGGTGACTTGTATCGTTTCTTCGCTGGAGACAAAACGGCTGGAATGTTTATGACTGGATTCTTCCCAATTATGATGTTTGCGCTTCCAGGTGCAGCACTTGCATTTATTCATACTGCTAAGCCGGAAAAACGTAAAATGGTTGCTTCCATCTTCATCGGTTCTGCCATCGCTTCTTTCTTAACAGGGATTACAGAACCACTTGAGTTCTCCTTTATGTTCTTGGCACCAGTGTTGTACTTAGTGCATGCTTTACTTACTGGTTTCTCTATGGCGTTAATGTACATTCTAGATGTTAAGCTTGGTTTCGGCTTCTCGGCTGGTTTGATTGACTACCTAGTGAACATGAAGCTATCCACTAATGCATGGATTCTTATCCCTGTTGGTCTGTGCTTCTTCGTTCTGTACTACGTGTTGTTCCGCTTTATCATCACGAAGTTCAAGCTTAAGACCCCGGGTCGAGAAGATGATGATGATGCACTTGTAGCACCAACTGGAGGTAACGGAACAGGTTCAGCTGCTTCTTCCAAGGCTGCTCAAATTCTTGAGCACATCGGTGGACCTTCAAACATCGAGAATATCGACGCTTGTATTACACGCCTACGTCTTATCGTTAAAGACGACAAAGCTGTTAAAGATTCCGCACTGAAGCAACTCGGCGCTTCAGGTGTAATGAGACTTGGTCAAGGTGCTGTACAAATCGTATTTGGTCCGAAATCGGAGCAATACAAAGAAGAAATCGAGAAGTTATTATAA
- a CDS encoding general stress protein, whose product MTKKIVGIFDTEQEATRAIEGLHNQGFSNDEISVITRDRDELRHISDDTGTKAPEGVATGAATGGVLGGVTGLLAGIGALAIPGIGPILAAGPIVATLTGVAVGAGAGGLVGGLIGLGIPEDEAKEYEGYVESGKILVLVEDNGRGYQAHDVFRDNRSLNAQRYEGVYNEDTRLGNSMANRADRTAEVYNRDKV is encoded by the coding sequence GTGACTAAAAAAATCGTAGGTATCTTTGATACAGAACAAGAAGCAACCAGAGCAATTGAAGGACTTCACAATCAAGGGTTCAGTAATGATGAAATATCAGTAATCACACGTGATCGCGATGAGCTAAGACATATTTCGGATGATACAGGCACAAAAGCTCCCGAAGGTGTTGCAACAGGTGCAGCTACAGGCGGCGTATTGGGTGGTGTTACCGGACTGCTAGCAGGTATCGGAGCGCTCGCAATACCGGGGATTGGTCCTATTCTGGCAGCGGGACCTATTGTGGCAACGTTAACAGGAGTAGCCGTTGGTGCAGGTGCAGGTGGCTTAGTTGGCGGCTTGATCGGTCTTGGCATTCCTGAGGATGAGGCAAAAGAGTACGAAGGATACGTTGAAAGTGGCAAGATCCTTGTGCTTGTTGAGGATAATGGACGAGGGTATCAAGCGCATGATGTGTTCCGAGACAATCGCTCACTAAATGCTCAGCGTTACGAAGGTGTCTATAACGAAGACACTCGACTAGGTAATTCGATGGCTAACAGAGCAGACCGAACGGCTGAAGTCTACAACCGCGATAAAGTTTAA
- a CDS encoding GNAT family N-acetyltransferase yields the protein MQLMGWSVDEISYDLSNDYSIRKAESEEWGVYCSIYYNIQYIGFFREDGFNSAQRNAFWIYQGESKIGGVRMSPNRIYHLFVIPPFNDTFVVLKLLKRLLIYWSDRTEPIKTFEVLPDQVHLFARAGFWPDEFRCRWMQRPTDHFEVEWNEEFRIESPQIEDDGKGAKRFILEDQIAECNYASFDGSLEATRRKHFSYEDFIPSEEPNYTNEALLTASTLVYDRKSGQLIANCLLGLQGDYAAVYSIGVIPSYRGKGIATLMLKRGLNLLKDKYPFLRLYVMEGNDAESVYLNLGFVPGVQEIQSMYIPVNDQA from the coding sequence ATGCAATTAATGGGATGGTCTGTGGATGAAATATCTTATGATTTAAGTAATGATTATTCAATTCGTAAGGCTGAATCGGAAGAGTGGGGAGTGTATTGCTCCATTTATTATAATATTCAATATATTGGATTTTTTAGAGAAGATGGGTTCAATTCTGCCCAAAGGAATGCTTTTTGGATCTATCAAGGGGAGTCTAAAATAGGTGGAGTAAGGATGTCGCCTAATCGGATTTATCATTTATTTGTTATTCCACCGTTTAACGATACATTTGTGGTGCTTAAACTTCTAAAAAGGCTTTTGATCTATTGGTCTGACCGAACGGAGCCTATAAAAACCTTCGAGGTTCTACCGGATCAAGTTCATTTATTTGCGCGGGCAGGATTTTGGCCTGATGAGTTCAGATGTCGCTGGATGCAGCGTCCTACAGATCATTTCGAGGTGGAATGGAACGAAGAATTTAGAATTGAAAGTCCACAGATCGAAGATGATGGAAAAGGAGCTAAACGCTTTATTCTTGAAGATCAGATCGCCGAGTGTAACTATGCAAGCTTTGATGGAAGTCTTGAGGCGACTAGAAGAAAACACTTCTCTTATGAAGATTTTATTCCTAGTGAAGAACCGAATTATACTAATGAAGCATTACTTACGGCGTCAACGCTTGTGTATGATAGGAAATCGGGACAGTTAATTGCGAATTGTCTCTTGGGTTTACAAGGCGATTACGCAGCAGTTTACAGCATCGGTGTAATCCCTTCTTATAGAGGTAAAGGGATAGCGACATTGATGTTGAAAAGAGGACTCAATCTCCTTAAAGATAAATATCCTTTCCTTAGATTATATGTCATGGAAGGTAATGATGCGGAGTCTGTTTATTTAAATCTGGGATTTGTTCCTGGAGTACAAGAGATACAGAGTATGTATATTCCTGTGAACGATCAAGCATAA
- a CDS encoding sigma-70 family RNA polymerase sigma factor, with product MAIPESEIFKTIFYEHYPVVKRKLTALVRDESAADDLAQEVFLRLYRNPPDDPAALGAWLHRVLTRIGYDYLDKKARERRLQNKQEQLYDASESPPSGEEIIINKLDQEDVHIWLNELPERDRQALLLRYSGYSYVEIAGELGIRPPVVGTLLHRATEKLRQNATKAIPQTK from the coding sequence ATGGCAATTCCGGAATCCGAAATTTTTAAAACAATATTTTATGAACATTATCCTGTTGTCAAACGTAAGCTGACCGCTTTAGTACGCGATGAATCGGCAGCAGATGATTTGGCTCAAGAAGTTTTTTTGAGATTGTACCGCAATCCACCAGATGATCCAGCAGCGCTGGGTGCCTGGCTTCATAGAGTCCTTACCCGCATTGGATATGATTATCTGGACAAAAAAGCGAGGGAACGGCGGCTGCAAAATAAACAAGAGCAGCTATATGATGCCAGTGAATCACCCCCCTCGGGTGAAGAAATTATTATTAACAAGCTGGATCAAGAGGATGTACACATCTGGCTGAATGAACTGCCTGAAAGAGATAGACAAGCGCTTCTCCTTCGGTACTCTGGTTACAGTTATGTGGAAATCGCGGGAGAGCTTGGAATAAGACCTCCAGTAGTAGGAACCTTGCTACACCGAGCGACAGAGAAACTAAGACAAAATGCAACGAAGGCGATACCCCAGACAAAGTAG
- a CDS encoding GNAT family protein, which produces MREIDYSNYYWKDDQIRLRSIQEGDWEGYYTNRFDTPARRLLQCAVELPPTIAEAKNFAETYAEFSSDRLMFTIEDLHGENVGGVNLNSIDEKNGTFSIGVQVDKDHRGKGYGTRAITILLKYAFFERRLNKFNECALEGNEGSIAMLEKVGCVQEGVRRKVIYTNGRYYDLILFGLTKDEFMERNVME; this is translated from the coding sequence ATGAGAGAGATAGATTATAGCAATTATTACTGGAAAGATGACCAAATTAGATTGCGATCAATACAAGAAGGGGATTGGGAAGGCTATTATACGAATCGATTCGATACTCCAGCGCGGCGACTGTTACAGTGTGCTGTTGAACTACCACCCACCATTGCCGAAGCCAAAAATTTTGCGGAAACCTACGCTGAGTTCTCATCCGATAGACTAATGTTTACGATCGAAGATTTGCATGGTGAAAATGTTGGTGGAGTAAATCTAAATAGCATTGACGAGAAAAATGGGACGTTCAGTATCGGTGTGCAAGTGGATAAAGACCATAGAGGTAAAGGATATGGAACGAGAGCTATAACGATCCTCTTAAAGTATGCTTTTTTCGAGCGACGGCTAAATAAATTCAATGAATGTGCGCTTGAAGGCAATGAAGGTTCTATAGCGATGTTAGAGAAGGTCGGCTGCGTTCAAGAGGGCGTGCGGCGAAAAGTCATTTACACGAATGGACGATATTATGATTTGATATTGTTTGGATTGACGAAGGATGAATTTATGGAGAGAAACGTTATGGAATAG
- a CDS encoding LuxR C-terminal-related transcriptional regulator: MNSGEEWLAKSHISSTDKPNVTREYEQITLARILMARQAFTEAIPWLNKLLSEARRTDRIGSQIEVLLLLAVSYESLSKDSLAYKALEQAFELAEPEGYIRIFLDEGVPLIRLLQRYLSDRSAASGYDYVNHLLQAYKLEPLNNINSKAIRATDSSIQFHFTKREQELMYYIVEGLSNDEIASRLFLSPGTVKRYIHNIYQKLDVKNRVQAVSMIREQQLLKFSK; the protein is encoded by the coding sequence GTGAATAGTGGGGAAGAATGGCTTGCGAAAAGTCATATTAGTTCGACCGATAAGCCTAATGTCACTCGGGAATATGAACAAATCACGCTCGCGCGTATACTGATGGCACGTCAAGCGTTTACTGAAGCGATCCCTTGGCTTAACAAGCTGCTAAGTGAGGCTAGACGAACAGATCGAATCGGCAGTCAGATAGAGGTTTTGTTGCTACTTGCCGTGTCTTATGAAAGCCTAAGTAAGGATAGTCTTGCGTATAAGGCTTTAGAACAGGCCTTTGAGCTTGCTGAGCCAGAGGGTTATATCCGAATTTTTCTGGATGAAGGCGTGCCACTCATACGGTTGCTGCAACGCTATTTATCAGATCGGAGCGCAGCATCTGGTTATGATTATGTCAATCATTTACTTCAGGCTTATAAGCTGGAGCCGTTAAATAACATCAATTCTAAGGCTATAAGAGCGACGGATTCTTCGATACAGTTCCACTTTACAAAAAGAGAGCAAGAGCTCATGTATTACATTGTCGAAGGACTTTCTAATGATGAAATTGCAAGTCGTTTATTCCTTTCTCCAGGAACCGTCAAAAGATACATTCACAATATATATCAGAAATTAGATGTTAAAAATCGTGTGCAAGCCGTTTCTATGATCAGAGAACAACAATTGCTGAAGTTTAGTAAATAA
- a CDS encoding GNAT family N-acetyltransferase, producing the protein MSNYQLVSDYKHIQKYRESFNALAKSIFGIDFTPWVEQGGWNDKYICYSFIDKDQVIANASINKMTIILNQKEYNAIQIGTVMTHPDYRMQGLSRKLIDHIIAMYEQECDFIYLFANDSALDFYPKFGFERMQESSFSINASHLRNQTSKTHSVQQLAMNNSVDLTMIKKFAEERVPVSSILSVINNEHQLLFYFILPFHDSFYYIEEADVVVIFRHEDHQLHIFDIISTKSIDINAILNSIISPETEAIHFYFTPDYALDHMKAELIPQSEDTLFVRPFLTELPKQFMFPITSHG; encoded by the coding sequence ATGAGCAATTATCAATTGGTCAGCGACTATAAACATATCCAAAAATATAGAGAAAGCTTCAATGCCTTAGCTAAATCGATCTTTGGGATTGATTTTACGCCTTGGGTTGAACAAGGGGGCTGGAATGACAAGTATATTTGTTATTCCTTTATCGATAAGGATCAGGTGATAGCGAATGCGTCCATAAATAAAATGACCATTATTTTAAATCAAAAAGAGTATAACGCCATTCAAATTGGCACCGTAATGACACATCCTGATTATCGCATGCAAGGACTATCGAGAAAATTAATCGATCATATTATCGCTATGTACGAACAGGAATGTGATTTTATCTACTTATTTGCAAACGACAGTGCTTTGGACTTTTATCCTAAATTCGGGTTTGAACGCATGCAAGAAAGTAGCTTTTCGATTAACGCTTCTCATCTTAGAAATCAAACGTCTAAAACCCACTCTGTGCAGCAATTAGCAATGAATAATTCCGTTGATTTGACCATGATAAAAAAGTTCGCCGAAGAAAGAGTACCTGTGTCCTCTATACTCAGCGTTATAAACAATGAACATCAGCTGCTGTTTTATTTTATCCTTCCTTTCCATGATTCTTTTTACTATATTGAAGAAGCCGACGTCGTAGTGATCTTTAGACATGAGGATCATCAGCTTCATATTTTTGATATTATCAGTACTAAAAGTATAGATATTAACGCTATATTGAATAGCATTATTTCTCCTGAAACTGAGGCTATACATTTTTATTTCACACCAGATTATGCCCTAGATCACATGAAGGCAGAATTAATTCCCCAGAGTGAGGATACGTTATTTGTGCGTCCATTTTTAACAGAACTACCTAAACAATTCATGTTTCCCATAACTTCACATGGCTAG
- a CDS encoding DivIVA domain-containing protein: protein MDEHMKRRLDKQRKLFSQLGITLDALTIHEKEFSMKLRGYDAEEVDTFLDSVIKDYERFYATIADLMDKWQEQQLEMRELKSETKVTEVIQVPVLRGIDPKELEEVILKLENNVRQLKDKLPQIESYL from the coding sequence ATGGATGAACATATGAAACGTCGATTAGACAAACAACGCAAGCTCTTCAGCCAACTTGGCATCACTTTAGATGCTCTGACCATACATGAAAAAGAATTCAGTATGAAGCTTCGTGGTTACGATGCGGAGGAAGTGGATACATTTTTAGATAGCGTAATCAAGGATTACGAGCGTTTTTATGCAACGATCGCTGATCTGATGGATAAATGGCAAGAGCAGCAGCTGGAGATGCGAGAATTGAAATCAGAAACTAAAGTCACTGAGGTTATTCAAGTTCCAGTGCTTCGAGGCATCGATCCAAAGGAATTAGAAGAGGTCATTCTAAAACTGGAGAACAATGTTCGTCAGCTTAAAGATAAGCTTCCCCAAATTGAAAGCTATTTATAA
- a CDS encoding NAD(P)-dependent oxidoreductase, protein MKIFVAGAAGVIGRLLLPKLLEAGHEVIGLTHKEENRAFIENCGAQAVIADVFDREAIFASIHKAQPEVVIHQLTSLSQRNFSDNSRIRIEGTRNIVDASLAIGVEQMIAQSISWAYEAGEEPATEKTPLDVKASEPRKRTIEGICLLEKAVAEIPNHVILRYGMLYGQGTWYDTNGFMAEEIRQGRATATDAVMSFLHVEDAANAAVLALNWPSGPVNIVDDEPAKGIDWLTIYSEAIGAPAPIVQEGREGWERGASNTKARMDYGWSPLYPSWRSGFARSLNVQKE, encoded by the coding sequence ATGAAGATATTTGTAGCTGGTGCAGCGGGTGTAATTGGACGACTATTACTACCCAAGTTACTAGAAGCCGGGCATGAGGTTATCGGACTGACCCATAAGGAAGAAAATAGAGCATTTATTGAGAACTGTGGAGCACAAGCGGTAATCGCGGATGTCTTCGATCGTGAGGCCATATTTGCATCCATTCACAAAGCACAGCCAGAAGTGGTTATCCATCAGCTAACTTCACTAAGTCAGCGGAATTTCTCAGATAATTCTAGGATAAGAATAGAAGGAACACGAAATATTGTGGATGCTTCTCTTGCAATTGGCGTGGAACAAATGATTGCACAAAGTATCTCATGGGCATATGAAGCTGGAGAGGAGCCAGCTACGGAGAAAACTCCATTAGATGTGAAGGCTTCAGAGCCACGGAAAAGAACGATTGAAGGTATATGTTTACTAGAGAAGGCAGTTGCCGAGATCCCAAATCATGTGATCCTGCGATATGGTATGTTGTACGGTCAAGGGACTTGGTATGACACGAATGGCTTTATGGCCGAGGAAATTCGTCAAGGGAGAGCGACAGCGACTGATGCAGTTATGTCTTTCCTTCATGTGGAGGATGCAGCTAACGCGGCGGTGCTTGCTCTGAACTGGCCATCAGGCCCTGTGAACATCGTAGACGATGAGCCTGCTAAAGGAATAGATTGGTTAACAATCTATTCAGAAGCTATAGGTGCTCCTGCTCCTATTGTTCAAGAGGGCAGAGAAGGATGGGAACGCGGAGCCTCCAATACGAAAGCTCGAATGGATTATGGATGGAGTCCACTGTACCCGTCATGGAGGTCAGGGTTTGCTCGAAGCTTGAATGTTCAGAAAGAATGA
- a CDS encoding PTS glucose transporter subunit IIA, giving the protein MFSKWKSKKEEKHTGHTIEIMAPISGEAVSLSEVPDETFAGGHMGSGIAIRPSEGILKAPFDGTVAHIVKSSHAVILEHSSGVQLLLHIGIDTVSLKGNGFVSHIASGDQVKAGQTLIEFDLDVIRAAGCDTISPVIVTSTEETPPQVNGHYGQVTAGQDLILTVASK; this is encoded by the coding sequence ATGTTTTCCAAATGGAAATCAAAAAAAGAAGAGAAACATACTGGACATACAATCGAAATCATGGCACCAATCAGCGGAGAAGCTGTTTCATTATCAGAGGTTCCCGATGAAACCTTTGCTGGTGGTCATATGGGTAGCGGGATTGCGATCAGACCTTCCGAGGGGATACTAAAAGCTCCTTTTGATGGCACGGTTGCTCATATCGTGAAATCGAGTCATGCAGTTATTCTGGAACATTCCTCCGGTGTGCAATTGCTGTTACATATCGGAATCGATACTGTCAGTCTTAAGGGCAACGGATTTGTCAGTCATATTGCCTCTGGAGATCAAGTGAAGGCAGGTCAAACCTTAATCGAATTTGATCTGGACGTTATTCGCGCAGCAGGCTGTGACACAATTTCACCTGTAATCGTGACTAGTACGGAGGAAACACCACCTCAAGTGAACGGACATTATGGTCAGGTTACAGCAGGACAGGATCTGATTCTTACAGTGGCTTCAAAGTAA
- a CDS encoding helix-turn-helix transcriptional regulator yields MAFMIAQRAFIKVYLITMVEQHRGYGYQMLEDLRRDFKAHGYSPPQSEIYRALHELVQQGILYRTKQLKGNDPKVDFQEIVLYHFTTDGEEKAKLYKKQVKTDLDRCLGILNKAVADNF; encoded by the coding sequence ATGGCGTTTATGATTGCTCAACGGGCTTTTATCAAGGTGTATCTTATAACAATGGTAGAACAACATCGCGGGTATGGATACCAAATGCTTGAGGATTTACGTAGAGATTTCAAGGCACATGGATATTCCCCTCCACAGAGCGAAATCTATCGCGCCCTGCATGAGCTGGTACAGCAAGGGATTTTATATCGTACTAAACAGCTGAAAGGGAATGACCCGAAGGTGGATTTTCAAGAGATCGTCTTATATCATTTTACAACTGATGGAGAAGAGAAAGCGAAGCTATATAAGAAGCAGGTGAAGACGGACCTAGATCGCTGCTTAGGTATTTTGAACAAGGCTGTTGCGGATAACTTCTAG